The genomic stretch GAGGTCGTTGGATATCGTTAAGGAGAATGTggggagggtgaagaggggggaggagtTGTTGAATGTCTAtaagagagggaaggggtattgattttctttctttcattcttttccatgtATGTTAGTAGGGTGGTTATGGTGTGGCTTGGAAGTTGTTTTTCAATATAAGTCATGAGCGTGTTTTAGGTTAAGCCTGGGACATTGTATGTTTTGGAATAAATTCGTAACGTATACATTATGAATATACTGCAATACTAGATGATTGGATACTAACATCATTGCAAGGCCCATCCCCGAATAGCCTCTTCTAAAACAACACCGACCAATCCACTGCCGACAACAGCCCAGGTCCACGGGTTCGCCAATTCAGACAGGCTAGGCCAGAAGCTGTTCTTCTCGCGACGCCATGTCTGCAGTTGCTGATATTTGTGCGGGTCTTGCTCCTTGTACCGGGCCTCCTGGCTGGCTTCATTTTGCTTGTCACCACCCACGAAGCGGAGGTAGATGTAGTTGGCGACTGGACCCAGAAGCACAAGGGGGTTGAAGGTGTTCGCGGCgttgaggatgacgaaggAGATATGCACCAAAGCGTCACCCAAGTAGCTATGACCCCGTTAGAAACAGTCGTTCATTTTACGGTAGGAATTAAGCTTATGAGACGACTTACTTCGGATGACGAACGATACTCCAGACACCGTGACGGCACAGATCAGTCCGTTCCTGGCGGTGCAGTTCCAGCTGGCAGTCGGCCATAGCTTCCATAGCGAAACCAGCGCTGAAGAGTGCTACACCGAGACCGCGAATGGTTGCGGCAGTGTCAGTGTCTAAATTCAAAGATGACCCAGTTAACCGGAAAGGCAGAGTGAACGGAAGAGTTATAAGAGTTAAGAAAACAGCCTCGGGAAGGAACTGCTTTAAGAAAGCGGATTTCCAGAATCCAGGTTCCTTCGACTTCATCTCATCATATCTTGGATCGTCTTTGCCACGGGTAATGGTTCTCTTTGAGATGCGGTAGAACAGTCGGGTACCCCAGATCGTCACGCAGCTGAGTAGCACTTTCTCGGTCCAGGGGATAGCTTTCCACGCggttgagaaagaaacattttCATAGAACATCTGACGGCCAACGGCGCTCCACCAGGCGTTGATCACTTGACTTGATGGCCAGCACCAATCCTTGATCTCGCCCTTGTCGGTAGTTTTAGCTGCGATAAAAGACGCGATTGAGAGTCCGGTGTGCAAGGTGAATGAGGGGAGGATGGTCGATTTGAAGATGCCGACATCGCCGGCCGTTAAGCCCAGCCTGGGCTTTTGCCCGGCTAATTGGTCAATTGTTCGGTCGATGTCGACCACAGGCTTTTTTGAGCCGTAGATATCCATATTTGCGAATTGGACGCAATTGACTCCGAAAAAGAGAATGGGTCATGGTTGGTTTTATAGCTGCTGTGTAGGGGTTGATGTCATAGTTTTGTAACGATTTAGTGACGTTCGGATTGCCGAATATGGTAACCCCGCCGGAGATGGTCTTGCATAGTCCAGAGTTTGACTTGCTTTAAAGTGATCCACCTTCTTGGTGTATTTGAAAACTCTCAATAAGGTAAACAGGAACATAAACAtattatgtatgtatgcataaCCGCCTCGCTTGAGTCGCCTTGACAAGGGATTAGAAATTTGTTATGCTGTGGCTTCCATGCACGACATGAATAAGATGCATTAATTATGACTATTCTTCGTCTCGGCCAAGGCCGAAAAGTCAAATCGAGGAGTAGGCTCTCCAGATCCCTCTTTTGCTTTGTACTTGCTCTTGATAAGGCCGGACAATCTAGAAGTCCATAATTCAACGAGATCAGATTGTAGATCACAAGCAGAAAATGCTTCAAAATCCTCTCCACATTGGGTATATAAATCGCTCTTGAATACTTCCTTTGATAATATTGCAAGGACCGGGAGCGTCGTAGATAAATTGATTCCTATATCGTGCAATTCATGGCCTTCTGGTATTTTTTCGAATGGTAATTTGCTCGTGTTAATACGCCGAATCTTGTTATCTTTCGGTGCTTCGTCCTGTCGGCTTGCATCCTGATGTCGTATGAGGTATGATCTTGGGTCATGGGGGTTTAAGATTTGGTTTGTCGTAACCTCTGCGGAGGTTAGTGAATTCAAGTTGTGAGTGGATTCATTGGATTCGGGACGCAGAGCAGCACGCGCGGCAAGGTACCTGCTCAAATGCGGCGAGTTAGTCGAAGCAGGCGGTTTTGGGCGGCCCTTGATAATCTCCCTTCGTCTCTGGatggcttctttctttcgatGCTCGAAATCAAGAGCAGTCTCCAAATCGGATTTTGGACCGTCTTTAGCGAGACTATGCAGTCTGGAAGACCATTGTTCAAGAACCGGAAATTCTTGACGCCGTTCTTTTACGTCCGAAGCTGGACCCTGCGGCGCTACCATAGAAATAGAATTTTGGGGTTGAGTGCTCGAGAAAGCTGAACTCTCGGGGGTACTGGTAACGGAGCCTCTCCGAATGGGTATTGTGCGGCTTGTGGTTTCACATGACTCGGGCGAAGACTGCTCCTGAGAACGAAAGCGTTCATGCGCTAGTTGACTCAACGAAGGTTCCTGCTGATTGTCATCCGACGGCTCCTCAGTAGCTAGCCGGGCGAGTGCCACTTGAGTAGTCTTCCCGAACCAAGTGTCCAGCGCTCCGTTACCATACTTTTCCTTGGCTCGTTGCCTTGAAGCCCTTGTGGCCTCATCACAACCACGACTTGTGGGAGACGCCTGGGTTGCCAGAAAGGATCGTGAGTCTGGAGGAGAGCTCGACGCTGAAGGAGTTGATGAGGTTGGACTGGGTAAAAAGGAGCCTGCCGAGTACCGTCGTGGCGTTTCTTGTGACCCTCTGCGTCTTTTATATACGTGGGCATGGTCATTCATGGGCAGCCGCTGGACTGTTGTAGTTCGGGTTTGGCTTTCACTGGATTTGCGAAATGGGGCGTTGAACCTTGTTATAGAccaaggattcaagaacCCTTGATCAGTAGACCCTCTGCGGCTCTCGGTACTCGATGCTTTATTTATCTGAGAAGAGGCTGAGCACTGGCCGTTTACAACGTGCAAGGAAGGCGAAGGGTCTGCTGACTGAGCAAGGGAGCGAGCCGTGACAAAGCGAGGCGTACAAGATTCCGAGTTCGTATCCACAGATGGCGAGTCTTTAGATGGGCTTTTTCGAGCTAAAAGGAGGTCAAACGCGTCGTTATCTGATACCGcacctttcccttttgtaGAATTCGGCCCCTTCTTGAGATGTGGTTCCCTCTCGCCGTACATACTCCGAAAGAGGTCCTCCACAAGCGAAATTAGTCTTTGTGAATCTTCGAATAGAACATCATCTTTTGCCGGCTCTATATTGACGTCATAGCTTCCTTGAGGGCATTGAATGTGCAAGCAGAGGAATGGGTCAGTTATGGACGGACTGCTCTCACTGCGGGAAAGAGCCGATCGAAGATATGATTTATATAACTTGGAAATGTCTTGCCCTATGCCTCGAGAGCTGGATATGGGTCTGCCATCGATAGCTAGGAATTGGCCAGCGTTGCTTAATTTTGTGCAATCTACTATTGTTAGCCATGCTCTCAGAGGGAGGGCAATGTAAGATACCGGTGTCAAGATCCAGCAGTAGGGCGAGAAGCCCAACCTCGGATGTATGTTCCTCTTGGGGATGTCCGGAGTTTACATTGTGTTCTGAAGGCCATTTCTTCAAGACGCAGCTGGAAGTGACATCAGTGCCGGCAATCTTCAATGCTGCGTCTGTGATCATTGCATCCCGCCCAGGGGCGTAGATCCAATTATTGTTTTCGTTTTTTGCCTTTAAAACCTTTAATGAAAGCCTTTTTGAGGGCTGTGCCATAGCATATATCTGTATAAGTTTTTTGATCCGTGCTAAAGTCTTCACCGCACTCTTCAAAGCTGATTGTCTTCGAACAGGTATGTGCTTGAAAAGACCAGTTATACGAACTGTTGTACCCACAGGATGTGATGCACGCTGAGAGCTTCATAAACGAGTAATTAGCTTCACGGAAATAATTGCCTGAATAGTATCCGTACCTGATAAGCTCTCCATTTCTTCCATACTTGATCGAGGTGCCAACCATCTCTGCCTCCACCCGAGTGGTGATAGTCACACCACCTGATACTTCGGCAGCGCTGGCAAGAGCTTCCCCCCTAAATCCTAACGACTTCCCCCCAAGGGTCCGAAGATCTTCAACCGTCTGGATCTTGCTAGTAAATGTGCGCTTGCAAACTAGAGCATGGTCATCTGAAGAGATTCCATGTCCGTTATCTTTTACTTGAATCACGTCAACTGCGTTCGAAGAAATCTCAATGCCTATAGAAGTCGCAGAAGCATCTAAGGCATTGTCTAGCAGCTCTTTCACAACCGAGCACGGGTCCGCTATTACAGATGTTGAGCCAATCGCTCGGACAGTGGTCGGGGGAAGAGCCGTGATCGGCATCTTTAGAGATTGTACTTATGCAAACGAGAGACCATTGCTCCTATAAAATCGACGGAGACAATGTTGAAGTATGATAAGaattatagtatatagatGGAATAAATAAGTGGCATGTTATGAGGAGGATTGATCCTCATGTCAAGAAGGGAAGCAAATCAAGGATACTAACAACCGAGTATTTCCACGCACATGATTGGCACACGCCACGTGAGCAGATATTAGTCAGCGAATTCTGGGCCATTCCTTCCGAACATTATTGTGGAAGACATATCAACAATGTTCCAACTCCAACGATACGCTGGATTTTGCGCCAGATCATGACTTGAAAGAAGGATGCTTTGCTCTTCGTTCCATATATCGCGACTCGCGATTCCATCGGTTTGTGCGTTGATCAGTTTCCTCGCATACACGTCGCAGTATTTCTTCAAGTATTTCGAGCCGGCACCGCTCAGGGAGCAGGAATTATGGCGCATTAACATCTTCGCCCTTTGTATCTGGATAAGCTACTATCGAGCTTGCACTGTAGACCCAGGACGTGTTCCTAGAGACTGGAGGCCTCGAGACGGCAAGCAACTGGAAGCCGACCGTGCTAGTGGCCGACAACGATGGTGCCGTAGATGTGAAGCCTTCAAGCCACCACGAGCACATCATTGCAAGACATGCCAGAGGTAGGCGATGCACGTAATATAATTTGAGATACGATAGCGAACTAACTTCGTGCGATAGATGTATTCCCAAAATGGACCACCACTGCCCGTGGACGGCAAACTGTGTTTCGCATTTCACATTCCCTCACTTCATGCGCTTTCTGTTTTACGCAGTTGTGGGCATGAGTTACCTCGAAACGCTCCTATTTGAAAGAGCGTCGATTGTGTGGGCATCGAGGAACCTTCCTAGCGTAAGAAGAGGATCGTTCCGATAATCCACCTTGCGCTGACAGTCGTCTCTTAGTACCTGGGTCCAAGCGTAGTGCAGCTAGGCCATttgtttgttctctttgttgtAAACAGCCTGACTGTTTTTATGCTATTTATACTTCTCGTGCGGACTCTTTGGTCGCTTGGTGCTAATACTACTACCATTGAGTCATGGGAGATTGAGAGACACGAAACATTGTTGCGACGAGCCCGCCATTATGGTGGGTATCTGGAGGGCCCTGGCGGGGTCCGTGTGCGCATAAAGAGACAAGAATTTCCGTACGACATTGGAATCTGGTCAAATATtagagaaggaatgggcGGGAGTTCAAATGTTGGTCACCTTGGCTTGAGCTTCCTGGCGTCGCTGACAGGATGAGATTAGGTCTTAAGCTGGTTTTGGCCACTTGCAAGAACACCAGACCGTAGTACAGGGCTGGAATACGAGGTCAATGGATTCGAAGGTTAGTAATCACCAATGCCGGGTCGTCCATGACTCAAATTAGCCAATAATTGAGGACTAATTGGCGTTAGATTTCCATGTCTCGTGGCCGCCACCGGATCCAGATCGTATTCCTCTGCCACCCAGAGACGTCAGCGATGGTGTTGCCTTCACTGGCGCCGAAGGCTCCAGCTATGATGTCCAGGCAtttaaacaaagaaaggcagagGACCTTAGACGCCAAGCGGGGTTGGAAATCGAGCGCCGTAAGCGTTTCCATCAACGGCTGGCGGAAAATTCAGAGGATGAGTCGCAACAATCCGATGGTCCCAATGAAAAGGGATCCGACTatggtgaagaaggttggAGAAACTCAGAAGGTGAACGGCTACGTGATTTCGGCGTcgacgaagatattgaattctatgacgaagaagaccttCCTCTGGGCGTACTGATCCAACGGAGAGCCCAGGCTGCCCTCAAGGAGCTGAAATGAGAGTACCAATGCGCCAAATCCATCGGAACTTTGGTCATTTGCGATTCTAGCCGGAGCCACTTGAGCAGATACATTACTTAGCATAGCatagcaacaacagcaactaTAGATTAGCATTAGTTATTCACTTAGTTGGCGTCCCAGAGTGACGACAGTaactctatatataaaaacaccaccaaaagcTAGGCACTCGCCCAAACGATATGTGTATCAGGCATCATGTTAATGCCGACCATTATACTTCCTCCATCCGATAAGGAGTCGGAAACAAAGTCAAGCCCCCAGTCGAGCCACAACTTCCACGATTAGTGCTCATACGAATCAGCCCCGGACGCGGACTAGCCACCAACTCAGGATCCGAGAAATAAGCACTATGAGCCCGCTCCAAATGATGAGCCGAAGGCACCGAGCCCCTCGACCTCCGCTGACTTTGCATCCAGCCGCGACCCATAATAGCCACATCCGACATATGCAACGAATCGTAGATCGCCGGCTTAAATTTCCTCATCGAGAGCCCTGACTCCCCCGCCTGATCCGACCCAGCCTGTCCCTGACGAGAAGCCGAAGGCGACGTCTGCGAACCCTTCCCATGCGCCCGCTTCATCTGCACAATAGCCGTATAGATAACCGGTGCAGCGGCACAGACATGCGCCATAGCTGCCTCGACGCAGCTAAGCAGGAACGCAGGGGCTTGGGCATATGGTGGATCGTAGTATGTTCCTATTTTGCCGAGCGCGGGCATGCGTGCGGATGCTATTGCGATTACTCTGTTTCATTATTTGCTTCTGGTTAATATGATATATTGCTTGTGGGATACTCGGtgggggagagggaagggTTGTATATACATCACACCAACACTGAAGACGGAGATAAGGgcgattttctttctccggGAGACGTGGAGGGTTCGGAGGACTGGGAGGGGGAGGATTAGAATTGACActtcggtgatgatgttTATGGAGGCGTTGGCGTAGGCTATCGTTGCGATCTTGAGACAGCGGGGGTTATCGATGTTGTAATCCCATGCGGCGCGGAAGGGCTTGCATTGCCAGATTACCATGGGTGTGGTGACTAGGAGGGATATAGTTAGGAAGGCGATGCAGAGGAAGTCGAATCTCCGGAATAGGATGATTGGGAAGATGCGGAGGTAGAGGAGTAGGATGGACAttttgacgaagaagatggtgaagggcCAGAAGACTTGGCACATGTACCCTGATGCAACCCCATTGTTTAGTGTTAtagtgtgtgtgtgtgtgtgtgtgtgtgtgtgtgtgtgtgtgtgtgtgtgtgtgtgtgtgtgtgtgtgtgtgtgtgtgtgtgtgtgtgtgtattGTTAAGAAGTTGTGATGCTTacaccagaagaagaggtcgGTTAGCTGGGTGATGGATTCGAGTTTGATATTGTAGAGATGGAGTCCGAATCCTCGGTTAACACCTTATGATAGTCTGTTAATTCGATTGACACGAATTGAGGATATGGTGGAGGGGATAAGGCTCACAGATATTTCCGAAGATGCTCAATGGTATCGCGAATACCTTGAGTGAGTATAGTTAGAGGATTCCAATGCTGGAGGCGCTTTGGGGTTGAAGGTCCACAGAAATGGAACGTACCCCTGCCAGTATGTGCATCCAGTCATCCCACCATAACTTACGGACTGTCCACAGCCTGGACAAGACGCGTAGGATTATCACTGTATATGTGATCGTTGGTGTCGTAATAGCTAGAGCGATCATCACTTTATGATGGTTTTTATCGGACCGGTTGCATTGCGCAGTATCCCCTCGGACCAATTCTATGAAACCGCCGGGTTAGTTCTGGTAAGCTTGAACACTTTCAGAAAGTTGGTATACCTACGGATCAGGTCCTCCAATTTACAGGTTCTCACTGCACAGGCTGATGCGTGCTTGATGAACTCTTTATCTTCACACTGACATTGAATGTCAGAAAGTTCGCAGTGGGAGACAGAGACTGCGCGTTGTACACAGTTCAGCTATGTAGTTTGGGTCAGCTATAGAGAAAATATGGAGTGAATTGTAAGAAATACATACTGCACAAGGTGATAGGTCCTCTGGCCCATAACTTCCATTGGTACGCTGCGTAGCCACAATACTATTGAGACATAGTAGGGTCCACAAGCTGAAGATAACAACGGCAGCAGTAGAGGTTCTCATGTTATAATATCAAACCTAAAAATGGCTCCACAGAATAAACAGCATTGCTACATTACCTCAGTAAAGACCAGAAatatgaaaaagaaattgaaaggaaggagaattgAAAAGAATGAATGTTAAGATTGCACTACTGAAAATGTAGATCACTCACTGATATAGGATAAGGTACTACAGAAGTCTACCCTTTGGGGAGCTTTTTGGCAGCACTAACGTCATCCTATCCAAGAGGAAGTTCGGCCGAGAGTCAATGTCCCCCTTGAATCAGGGACTCAGTGTCTAGAATCTCGACTTGTATTGTGTGGAAGGCGTATGAgatcatatatatacagatGGTTTGTCATGATTCGATACCGTGCTGCCATAACAAGAAGCTGGATTGTTTCGTTCGTTCTCTGGCAAATCATAAGTATTGTACACGGTCATAACCTTATTA from Aspergillus oryzae RIB40 DNA, chromosome 1 encodes the following:
- a CDS encoding DUF1295 domain protein (predicted protein); this translates as MDIYGSKKPVVDIDRTIDQLAGQKPRLGLTAGDVGIFKSTILPSFTLHTGLSIASFIAAKTTDKGEIKDWCWPSSQVINAWWSAVGRQMFYENVSFSTAWKAIPWTEKVLLSCVTIWGTRLFYRISKRTITRGKDDPRYDEMKSKEPGFWKSAFLKQFLPEAVFLTLITLPFTLPFRLTGSSLNLDTDTAATIRGLGVALFSAGFAMEAMADCQLELHRQERTDLCRHGVWSIVRHPNYLGDALVHISFVILNAANTFNPLVLLGPVANYIYLRFVGGDKQNEASQEARYKEQDPHKYQQLQTWRREKNSFWPSLSELANPWTWAVVGSGLVGVVLEEAIRGWALQ
- a CDS encoding putative DNA mismatch repair protein (DNA mismatch repair enzyme (predicted ATPase)); protein product: MPITALPPTTVRAIGSTSVIADPCSVVKELLDNALDASATSIGIEISSNAVDVIQVKDNGHGISSDDHALVCKRTFTSKIQTVEDLRTLGGKSLGFRGEALASAAEVSGGVTITTRVEAEMVGTSIKYGRNGELISYRWQTHIQLSRHRARHFQVI
- the pfa4 gene encoding putative palmitoyltransferase with autoacylation activity Pfa4 (predicted protein); the protein is MGGSSNVLSWFWPLARTPDRSTGLEYEVNGFEDFHVSWPPPDPDRIPLPPRDVSDGVAFTGAEGSSYDVQAFKQRKAEDLRRQAGLEIERRKRFHQRLAENSEDESQQSDGPNEKGSDYGEEGWRNSEGERLRDFGVDEDIEFYDEEDLPLGVLIQRRAQAALKELK
- a CDS encoding uncharacterized protein (predicted protein), whose product is MAHVCAAAPVIYTAIVQMKRAHGKGSQTSPSASRQGQAGSDQAGESGLSMRKFKPAIYDSLHMSDVAIMGRGWMQSQRRSRGSVPSAHHLERAHSAYFSDPELVASPRPGLILAVVAMLC
- a CDS encoding uncharacterized protein (predicted protein); the encoded protein is MSILLLYLRIFPIILFRRFDFLCIAFLTISLLVTTPMVIWQCKPFRAAWDYNIDNPRCLKIATIAYANASINIITEVSILILPLPVLRTLHVSRRKKIALISVFSVGVISK